From the Bacteroidia bacterium genome, the window TATTTTAAAACTCAGAGCCAAAGCAAGCGATAACAACATTCCTATCAGGCCTGTTGTGAGTATTTTAGTAGCAGCACATAACGAAGAAAAGGTGATTGCTGAAAAATTGGAAAGTGTCATGCAAAACGATTATCCGGCTGATAAACTGGAGATTTTTGTTGGGTCTGACAATTCTGATGATGGCACAGATTCAGTAGTAAAAAAGTTGTCGGAAAAGTATCATCAAATATCGCTTATAAGATTTGAGAGTCGCACCGGCAAACCCGGAATCATCAATCAACTGGTAAAGCAATGTAGTGGAGAGTTGTTGATTATTACTGATGCCAATGTGATGTTTGAAATGAATACCATTAGTGCTTTGGTACAGCGGTTCGAAAATGAAAAGGTGGGTTTGGTTGACAGCAATATGGTAAATGTTGGTATGCTGCAAAGCGGAATTTCTGTGCAGGAAAAAAAGTATATACAAACTGAAGTGTTGACTAAGTTTGCAGAAGGCGAAGTATGGGGAAGTATGATGGGCCCTTTTGGAGGATGTTATGCAGTAAGGAAAAATTTATTCAGTGATATTCCGGCAAATTTTCTGGTTGATGACTTTTATGTCTGCATGAGAGTGCTGGAGCAGGGTTATCATAGTGTAAGTTCGTTAGAGGCTATTGTTTATGAGGAGGCATCGCATAATCTTTGGATAGAGTTCAGGAGAAAGGTGCGTATAGCTACCGGAAATTTTCAAAATCTGGCAAAGTTTAGTAAGATGATTTTTAAAGGCAGGGGCATTGGTTTTTGTTTTATGTC encodes:
- a CDS encoding glycosyltransferase; protein product: MKLIVVILFWVSLMGLLHTYVIFPLLMRLLLILKLRAKASDNNIPIRPVVSILVAAHNEEKVIAEKLESVMQNDYPADKLEIFVGSDNSDDGTDSVVKKLSEKYHQISLIRFESRTGKPGIINQLVKQCSGELLIITDANVMFEMNTISALVQRFENEKVGLVDSNMVNVGMLQSGISVQEKKYIQTEVLTKFAEGEVWGSMMGPFGGCYAVRKNLFSDIPANFLVDDFYVCMRVLEQGYHSVSSLEAIVYEEASHNLWIEFRRKVRIATGNFQNLAKFSKMIFKGRGIGFCFMSHKVLRWIGPVLMLILYFSAFTAWWLSVGINPVLCLGVFEAISLSFLLFLADRLLNLFQIHVGLLRLNTHFLAMNAAMLKGMFRYIKGVKSGVWQPTSRTQKA